The following coding sequences lie in one Panicum virgatum strain AP13 chromosome 6N, P.virgatum_v5, whole genome shotgun sequence genomic window:
- the LOC120679963 gene encoding uncharacterized protein LOC120679963, producing the protein MLVQAGAHKRKPNGILGTLCRELFPGLVMHAGNLEPAYTWDHYIAVPDAEDREGRSFGNKARRVVGEFWDFFRCEPGYEAIAAQVADTACRKLVKDMHYEARVQAVITYCADVEKRKVGKDVARNMFLTREQYLRVNDEITTHFF; encoded by the exons ATGCTCGTGCAGGCGGGTGCCCACAAAAGGAAGCCCAACGGCATCCTGGGAACCCTATGCAGGGAGCTCTTCCCTGGGCTGGTGATGCATGCCGGGAACCTGGAGCCGGCatacacgtgggaccactacatcgccGTCCCAGATGCAGAAGATCGGGAAGGGAGGTCCTTCGGCAACAAGGCGAGACGGGTGGTGGGAGAATTTTGG GATTTCTTCAGGTGCGAGCCAGGATATGAGGCCATAGCGGCTCAGGTGGCTGACACAGCATGTCGCAAACTagtgaaggacatgcactacgaggcgCGTGTTCAGGCCGTAATTACCTACTGCGCCGATGTGGAAAAAAGGAAGGTCGGCAAGGACGTAGCAAGAAATATGTTTCTCACGCGGGAACAATACTTGAGGGTAAATGACGAAATCACTACTCATTTCTTTTGA
- the LOC120678078 gene encoding uncharacterized protein LOC120678078: MDDRHWMYTGRPSQATMTDEWIRKTNDFLEAAWSQAEGSSFLWCPCNICGNKKRKMKKVMGQHLCKYGFTPDYTRWIFHGEGHRMRDEVVRQRIDDCDADGGVGDMLHDYHEAHFGERLQEEEPEASAKAYFEMLEAAQKPLHGHTKVSQLDGIGRLMALKSQFSLSRDAFDSLLTVFGSMLPENHIMPKSMYQAQKILGALKMPYEQIHSCPNGCILFRKEHEKAAYCPKCKASRFLEVDSGDGQPKKQLTIPVKILRYLPFIPRIQRLFMTEESAQQMTWHKKGVRYNPDKMVHPSDGESWKNFDRIHRDKANEARNVRIALATDGFNPYGMVAASYSCWPVFVIPLNLPPGVLFQRQSIFVSLIIPEHPGNKMSVYMEPLIDDLVKAWDEGVWTYDRATKTNFRMYVWYQFSLHDLPAYGIFCGWCTHGKFPCPTCKAALQFIWLRKGGKYSSFDKHRQFLPADHPFRQDVKNFTKGVKITEFAPPIMTGAAIHAQIDALRVNDGGGFVGYGEEHAWTQKSGLWRLPYIDDILLPHNIDVMHTEKNWWEALFGTVMDISDKTKDNHPTP, translated from the exons atggatgaccgtCATTGGATGTACACGGGCCGTCCAAGTCAGGCTACCATGACCGATGAATGGATTCGAAAGACCAATGATTTTTTGGAAGCCGCGTGGAGTCAGGCTGAAGGATCGAGTTTCTTGTGGTGTCCGTGCAACATATGTGGAAATAAGAAACGGAAAATGAAGAAGGTTATGGGCCAACATCTTTGCAAGTATGGATTTACGCCggactatacccggtggatctttCATGGTGAAGGCCAccgtatgagggacgaggtcgtgaggcaacgcatcgatgatTGTGATGCTGATGGTGGGGTTGGAGACATGTTACATGACTATCATGAAGCACATTTCGGTGAACGactgcaggaggaggagccagaggcatcCGCAAAGGCGTATttcgagatgttggaggctgcACAGAAACCACTTCACGGTCATACAAAGGTTTCTCAGCTGGATGGCATCGGACGACTAATGGCCTTGAAGTCTCAGTTTAGCCTGAGCCGAGACGCCTTCGACAGTCTGTTGACCGTGTTTGGAAGCATGCTTCCAGAAAATCACATTATGCCAAAGTCAATGTATCAGGCACAGAAAATTCTCGGTGCacttaagatgccatatgagcagatacattCTTGTCCAAATGGGTGTATCTTATttaggaaggagcatgagaaagcTGCTTACTGTCCGAAATGTAAAGCCTCTAGGTTCCTCGAAGTGGACTCTGGTGATGGTCAGCCTAAGAAGCAGCTCACGATTCCCGTGAAAATCCTACGCTACCTTCCTTTCATTCCGAGGATCCAACGACtattcatgaccgaggaatccGCGCAACAGATGACCTGGCACAAGAAAGGTGTTCGATACAACCCTGACAAGATGGTGCATCCATCCGATGGTGAGTCATGGAAGAATTTTGATAGGATTCATCGTGACAAGGCTAATGAAGCTCGTAATGTACGTATTGCGCTTGCAAcagatgggttcaatccttatggGATGGTGGCCGCCTCGTACTCATGCTGGCCTGTGTTTGTTATCCCTCTGAATCTCCCTCCAGGGGTCCTATTTCAACGACAGTCCATATTCGTGTCGTTGATTATTCCAGAGCACCcggggaataaaatgagtgtttaCATGGAGCCTCTGATTGATGATTTGGTCAAGGCATGGGACGAAGGGGTGTGGACCTATGATCGAGCAACAAAGACAAATTTTAgaatgtatgtttggtaccaATTCTCCCTGCATGACTTACCCGCGTATGGCATATTCTGCGGCTGGTGTACTCACGGGAAGTTCCCATGTCCAACATGCAAGGCAGCTCTGCAGTTCATCTGGTTGAGGAAGGGGGGTAAGTATTCGTCGtttgacaaacatcgacaattcctcccCGCTGACCATCCTTTTAGACAAGACGTTAAGAACTTCACGAAAGGTGTAAAAATTACAGAATTTGCACCGCCGATCATGACGGGTGCTGCGATTCATGCTCAGATAGACGCTCTCCGAGTCAACGATGGCGGTGGTTTTGTTGGGTACGGTGAGGAACATGCTTGGACTCAGAAGTCTGGGCTGTGGAGGCTCccttatattgatgatattctgcttccacacaacattgatgtgatgcatactGAAAAGAATTGGTGGGAGGCACTTTTTGGAACAGTCATGGATATTTCTGATAAGACAAAGGACAAC CATCCAACCCCTTGA
- the LOC120678079 gene encoding LEC14B homolog, producing the protein MGHSRTRTKVEQFMLCAKMSHLTRTMSEPCCMTRGIASVLRKRPFSAFELVSAREVSRENGAGFSAADRAYLGRQHIPSKGPWGFADADSESYVSQFSAAGSLLIAGFKGGSCIRVYDAKKGWKIQKDISCRMVHWTYFDATSTRLNF; encoded by the exons ATGGGCCATAGCCGCACCCGCACCAAG GTGGAGCAGTTCATGTTATGCGCCAAGATGTCCCACCTCACACGGACCATGTCAGAGCCGTGCTGCATGACCCGCGGCATCGCTTCGGTGCTCCGTAAGAGGCCCTTCTCGGCGTTCGAGCTGGTGTCGGCGAGGGAGGTCAGTCGCGAGAACGGCGCCGGGTTCTCTGCGGCCGACCGAGCCTACCTTGGCAGGCAGCACATCCCCAGCAAGGGGCCCTGGGGCTTTGCCGACGCGGACAGCGAGTCCTACGTCTCGCAGTTCTCCGCTGCTGGCTCGCTGCTCATCGCTGGGTTTAAGGGAG GTAGCTGCATCAGAGTCTACGACGCCAAGAAAGGGTGGAAGATTCAAAAGGATATAAGCTGCAGAATGGTGCACTGGACCTATTTTGATGCAACATCTACCAGGTTAAATTTCTGA